One Papaver somniferum cultivar HN1 chromosome 10, ASM357369v1, whole genome shotgun sequence genomic window carries:
- the LOC113315966 gene encoding sulfite exporter TauE/SafE family protein 3-like, with amino-acid sequence MEVSDSEQGACLALQVFVFGWRIIVGSIIGFLGGALGSIGGGGGGGIFVPMLIFIIGFDHGSSAPISKCAAVTTVYYNLKRRHPTLEMPVLDYNLALLIQPMLMLGISIGVSLRLVFPDWIVTILLVILVLGPLTMAILKGIPIWKKETILKKDVVKCLEYGTVGEESGNKPVSSSSSGGTPMKTNSVVTFHEHIGSEAVDQKSIPSCPSNGSLKNINASKQVKVTIFENVYWNELAILVFIWVAFLLLQINETTTRSMSYWILSTMQIPVSVGGSLYQADSLYKGKKAIASMGVAGMKWKKHQLIIYCLTGVLSGMVGELLRLGFSFILVPFFLELDIAPQVSSATATFIVMFSASLSAIEFYYLAPFPIPYALYFLSVAAIGGFLGQHVGRKMITLLGRPSVIIFVVVFNIFVCTILLGGVGIVDVIEKIELKQYLGFRNLCQRHA; translated from the exons ATGGAAGTAAGTGATTCTGAGCAGGGTGCTTGTTTGGCTTTACAGGTATTTGTATTTGGTTGGCGGATTATTGTTGGTTCAATTATCGGGTTCTTGGGAGGTGCACTTGGGAGTATAGGAGGAGGTGGCGGGGGTGGAATTTTTGTTCCCATGCTTATCTTCATCATAGGATTTGATCATGGATCGTCTGCTCCAATATCAAAAT GTGCAGCTGTAACAACCGTGTACTACAACCTCAAGCGAAGGCATCCAACCCTTGAAATGCCAGTTCTGGATTACAACTTGGCACTTCTCATCCAGCCAATGCTCATGCTTGGGATCAGTATAGGAGTTTCTTTACGCTTGGTTTTTCCTGACTGGATAGTCACAATTCTTCTAGTTATTCTTGTTTTAG GCCCATTAACCATGGCGATCTTAAAAGGTATACCAATATGGAAAAAGGAAACCATCTTAAAGAAG GACGTTGTCAAGTGTTTGGAGTATG GTACTGTTGGCGAAGAATCGGGCAACAAACCCGTATCAAGCAGTTCAAGTGGTGGCACTCCGATGAAGACAAATTCAGTG GTGACTTTTCATGAGCATATTGGTAGTGAAGCAGTAGATCAAAAGTCTATTCCAAGTTGCCCCAGCAATGGCTCTCTAAAGAATATAAATGCATCTAAACAAGTCAAG GTCACTATCTTTGAGAATGTTTACTGGAACGAACTTGCCATTCTCGTTTTTATCTGGGTGGCGTTCCTTCTTCTGCAGATT AACGAAACAACAACCCGTTCAATGTCATACTGGATTCTGTCCACAATGCAG ATCCCAGTTTCAGTTGGAGGGTCTTTGTATCAGGCAGATAGCTTATATAAGGGAAAGAAGGCAATTGCTTCAATGGGAGTAGCGGGCATGAAATGGAAAAAGCATCAGCTAATAATATATTGTTTAACTGGCGTACTTTCTGGTATGGTTGGTGAGCTTCTTCGTCTTGGTTTCAGCTTCATTTTGGTTCCTTTCTTCTTGGAACTTGACATTGCTCCTCAG GTCTCTAGTGCTACAGCTACTTTCATCGTGATGTTCTCTGCATCCTTATCTGCTATTGAGTTTTACTATCTAGCGCCTTTTCCGATCCCTTATG CACTATACTTCCTCTCCGTGGCAGCTATCGGTGGGTTTCTAGGCCAGCATGTAGGAAGAAAGATGATCACATTACTTGGGAGGCCATCTGTTATTATTTTCGTtgtagttttcaacattttcgtGTGCACAATTTTATTAG GTGGTGTTGGAATAGTGGATGTGATCGAGAAGATTGAGCTAAAACAGTACTTGGGATTTCGGAATCTGTGTCAAAGACATGCTTAG